The Cellulomonas sp. S1-8 genome has a window encoding:
- a CDS encoding NtaA/DmoA family FMN-dependent monooxygenase (This protein belongs to a clade of FMN-dependent monooxygenases, within a broader family of flavin-dependent oxidoreductases, the luciferase-like monooxygenase (LMM) family, some of whose members use coenzyme F420 rather than FMN.) encodes MSGAAAPRDGLTSPPHVPSSHPAQAPPGLRLPDEHTPRWRPDRARRPLEHTITPPAALPKRLILNLFEMNCVSHITHGLWRLPGNNRHRYTDIRYWTELARILEDGGFDAVFLADVVGAYDVFRGGPADALREGLQIPNNDPMLVVPAMAAVTDHLGFGVTASTSYEPPFAFARRMSTLDHLTAGRIGWNVVTSYLPNAARNFGLADEIEHDTRFAIAEEYLTVLYKLWEGSWDDDAVVRDAAGGVYTDPEKVRYIDHVGEHFAVAGPHLSEPSPQRTPVLFQATASPAGIAQAARHAEVVFTGARAGAFGALLAQFRQAAVAAGRAADDLKVIVQAAVVVGRTDADVERKLAQYREHRSVVGRFVHAGLRFDPTAHPQDITVREALEREGAPQDAVPPTALDSTVGDFAASASEQMERDFFAAGTPTAVADEIERWLDEVGIDGINLRQYHSFDTARDFVEFVVPELRRRGRLRESYVPGETLRRRLTGTHDRLPQTHPAAAYRGGRGLGGTRPATDLVLGSAR; translated from the coding sequence GTGTCCGGCGCAGCCGCGCCGCGCGACGGCCTGACGTCGCCCCCGCACGTCCCCTCGTCCCACCCTGCGCAGGCCCCGCCTGGGCTGCGGCTGCCGGACGAGCACACCCCCCGCTGGCGCCCCGACCGCGCCCGACGTCCCCTGGAGCACACCATCACGCCCCCTGCCGCCCTCCCCAAGCGCCTGATCCTCAACCTGTTCGAGATGAACTGCGTCAGCCACATCACCCACGGGCTGTGGCGCCTGCCCGGCAACAACCGGCACCGCTACACCGACATCCGGTACTGGACCGAGCTCGCGCGCATCCTCGAGGACGGCGGGTTCGACGCGGTCTTCCTCGCGGACGTCGTCGGCGCGTACGACGTGTTCCGCGGGGGCCCCGCCGACGCGCTGCGCGAGGGCCTGCAGATCCCGAACAACGACCCGATGCTCGTCGTGCCGGCGATGGCGGCCGTGACCGACCACCTCGGGTTCGGGGTGACGGCGTCGACCAGCTACGAGCCGCCGTTCGCCTTCGCCCGTCGCATGAGCACCCTCGACCACCTGACCGCCGGTCGCATCGGCTGGAACGTCGTGACCTCCTACCTGCCCAACGCGGCCCGCAACTTCGGCCTCGCGGACGAGATCGAGCACGACACCCGCTTCGCGATCGCCGAGGAGTACCTCACCGTCCTCTACAAGCTGTGGGAAGGCTCGTGGGACGACGACGCGGTGGTCCGTGACGCCGCCGGCGGCGTCTACACCGACCCCGAGAAGGTGCGGTACATCGACCACGTCGGCGAGCACTTCGCCGTCGCCGGACCGCACCTGTCGGAGCCCTCGCCGCAGCGCACCCCCGTCCTCTTCCAGGCCACGGCGTCACCCGCGGGCATCGCGCAGGCCGCGCGGCACGCCGAGGTCGTGTTCACGGGCGCGCGGGCCGGCGCGTTCGGCGCGCTGCTCGCACAGTTCCGCCAGGCCGCGGTCGCCGCCGGCCGGGCGGCCGATGATCTCAAGGTCATCGTGCAGGCCGCGGTCGTCGTCGGGCGGACGGACGCGGACGTGGAGCGCAAGCTCGCGCAGTACCGCGAGCACCGCAGCGTGGTCGGCCGGTTCGTGCACGCGGGCCTGCGCTTCGACCCCACCGCCCATCCGCAGGACATCACGGTGCGCGAGGCGCTCGAGCGGGAGGGAGCGCCGCAGGACGCGGTGCCGCCGACAGCCCTGGACAGCACCGTCGGGGACTTCGCGGCGTCCGCCTCCGAGCAGATGGAGCGCGACTTCTTCGCGGCCGGCACACCGACGGCCGTCGCCGACGAGATCGAGCGCTGGCTCGACGAGGTCGGCATCGACGGCATCAACCTGCGGCAGTACCACTCGTTCGACACCGCACGCGACTTCGTCGAGTTCGTCGTCCCCGAGCTGCGGCGGCGCGGGCGGCTGCGCGAGAGCTACGTCCCGGGCGAGACGCTCCGGCGTCGCCTGACCGGCACGCACGACCGCCTGCCGCAGACCCACCCCGCCGCGGCCTACCGCGGCGGCCGCGGACTCGGCGGCACGCGGCCCGCCACCGACCTCGTCCTGGGGAGTGCCCGATGA
- a CDS encoding LysR family transcriptional regulator: MADTLDLGQLRSLVAVATCGGVGRAAAALHLSQPAVSQHVRLLERRLQRALLVRDARGARLTAAGQQLVEEARRILAVHDEALARLSAATPAPLVVGCAEAAAEQVLPAVLASLRAAWPDRRVRFLVDRSASLAAGVARGTVDLAVVLGASGDAPGRLVGRLPLRWYAHEHAAPDDGGVVQVVAYTEPCALRTRALAELADAGRRAEVSTESTSLEGVVAAARAGLGVAALPGAGAPRAGLVERLDLPSLGVVGIHLATRRGLDLDVEAAALGALERGGEVATDVAPARHPAITLTAP, encoded by the coding sequence ATGGCGGACACCCTCGACCTCGGGCAGCTGCGCAGCCTCGTGGCCGTCGCCACCTGTGGCGGCGTCGGCCGCGCAGCAGCAGCGCTGCACCTGAGCCAGCCCGCCGTCAGCCAGCACGTGCGTCTGCTCGAGCGCCGGCTGCAGCGCGCCCTCCTCGTGCGAGACGCCCGCGGCGCACGGCTCACCGCCGCCGGGCAGCAGCTCGTCGAGGAGGCTCGGCGCATCCTCGCCGTGCACGACGAGGCCCTCGCGCGACTCTCGGCGGCGACGCCGGCGCCGCTGGTAGTCGGCTGCGCGGAGGCGGCGGCCGAGCAGGTGCTCCCCGCCGTCCTGGCGTCGCTGCGTGCCGCGTGGCCGGACCGTCGTGTGCGGTTCCTGGTCGACCGGTCGGCCTCGCTCGCCGCCGGGGTCGCCAGGGGCACGGTCGACCTCGCCGTCGTGCTCGGGGCCTCGGGCGATGCACCCGGGCGGCTCGTCGGCCGGCTCCCGCTGCGGTGGTACGCCCACGAGCACGCCGCGCCCGACGACGGAGGCGTCGTGCAGGTCGTCGCCTACACCGAGCCGTGCGCGCTGCGGACCCGCGCCCTCGCCGAGCTCGCCGATGCCGGCCGACGCGCGGAGGTCTCGACCGAGTCGACGAGCCTCGAGGGCGTCGTGGCGGCGGCCCGTGCGGGACTCGGCGTCGCGGCCCTGCCCGGTGCGGGGGCCCCGCGCGCGGGGCTCGTGGAGCGCCTCGACCTCCCCTCGCTGGGCGTGGTGGGGATCCACCTGGCGACGCGTCGAGGGCTCGATCTCGACGTGGAGGCGGCAGCCCTCGGCGCGCTCGAGCGCGGAGGTGAGGTCGCGACGGACGTGGCCCCAGCACGGCATCCAGCCATCACGCTCACCGCACCCTGA
- a CDS encoding ABC transporter substrate-binding protein, producing the protein MIRRHVVATTLTALALALTGCATAATGSGEPDDGGTLTYLDAEIPVSAQVQESGTWQTRALQQNITDRLVYRNAETGELEPWVAESWEVAPDGLTYTFVVRDGVTYSDGTAVDATSVARNLEWQSAGDPDKGTTANPQFPKALSAQADDASRTVVVTLETPYAPFLNVLTGWASGLVADATIDAPKEEQQRFVNLIGSGPFVVESEEYGKEIVLVRRDGYAWAPPSSPNQGEAYLAKVVVIPVLEDSVRLGTLRAGEGDIIRYVQPSEEKGLVDAGFEIVAGTGVGLSNQWFLRGSAPFLDDVRVRRALQRLVDRDTIVDTLYTDSWSPATSVLAPGTFGYTDLSDDVGFDPDEAAALLDEAGFAQRDADGYRTKDGRRLTVKTYIDVYDNTAKSLFQAVQQQLKEAGVDLTLHELDYSTYWSTAFADPEVGFLRVGWPHPDPSRGLQQYYSKDGSDLLGLEGGDVRLQELLDAQTPAVDDATREDLLAQTQQHLVDQGYVVPILDDSQVFVTAERVEGFRLTDGALPEFYTTSVTS; encoded by the coding sequence GTGATCAGACGACATGTCGTCGCCACCACCCTGACCGCCCTCGCCCTCGCCCTGACGGGCTGCGCGACGGCGGCGACCGGCAGCGGCGAGCCCGATGACGGCGGCACGCTGACGTACCTCGATGCCGAGATCCCGGTCTCGGCGCAGGTGCAGGAGTCCGGTACCTGGCAGACCCGCGCGCTGCAGCAGAACATCACCGACCGGCTCGTCTACCGCAACGCCGAGACCGGTGAGCTCGAGCCGTGGGTCGCGGAGAGCTGGGAGGTCGCGCCGGACGGGCTGACGTACACGTTCGTCGTCCGCGACGGCGTCACCTACAGCGACGGCACCGCGGTGGACGCGACGAGCGTCGCACGCAACCTCGAGTGGCAGTCGGCGGGCGACCCGGACAAGGGCACCACCGCCAACCCGCAGTTCCCGAAGGCGCTGAGCGCCCAGGCGGACGACGCGTCGCGCACCGTGGTCGTCACCCTCGAGACCCCGTACGCGCCGTTCCTCAACGTGCTCACCGGCTGGGCGTCGGGACTCGTCGCCGACGCCACGATCGACGCACCGAAGGAGGAGCAGCAGAGGTTCGTCAACCTCATCGGGTCCGGGCCGTTCGTCGTGGAGTCCGAGGAGTACGGCAAGGAGATCGTGCTGGTCCGCCGCGACGGCTACGCGTGGGCGCCGCCGAGCTCGCCCAACCAGGGCGAGGCGTACCTCGCGAAGGTCGTGGTGATCCCCGTCCTCGAGGACAGCGTCCGGCTGGGCACGCTGCGTGCCGGCGAGGGCGACATCATCCGGTACGTGCAGCCCAGCGAGGAGAAGGGCCTCGTCGACGCCGGTTTCGAGATCGTCGCGGGGACGGGCGTCGGTCTGTCGAACCAGTGGTTCCTGCGCGGGTCGGCACCGTTCCTCGACGACGTCCGCGTCCGGCGCGCGCTGCAGCGCCTCGTCGACCGCGACACGATCGTCGACACGCTGTACACCGACAGCTGGAGCCCGGCGACGTCCGTGCTCGCGCCCGGCACGTTCGGCTACACCGACCTGTCCGACGACGTCGGCTTCGACCCCGACGAGGCCGCCGCCCTGCTCGACGAGGCCGGCTTCGCGCAGCGGGACGCCGACGGGTACCGCACCAAGGACGGCCGGCGTCTGACGGTCAAGACCTACATCGACGTGTACGACAACACGGCCAAGAGCCTGTTCCAGGCGGTCCAGCAGCAGCTCAAGGAGGCGGGCGTCGACCTCACGCTGCACGAGCTGGACTACTCGACGTACTGGTCGACCGCGTTCGCGGACCCCGAGGTCGGGTTCCTGCGCGTCGGCTGGCCGCACCCCGACCCGTCGCGCGGGCTGCAGCAGTACTACAGCAAGGACGGGTCGGACCTGCTGGGGCTCGAGGGCGGCGACGTGCGGCTGCAGGAGCTGCTCGACGCACAGACACCGGCCGTCGACGACGCGACCCGCGAGGACCTGCTCGCGCAGACCCAGCAGCACCTGGTCGACCAGGGCTACGTCGTCCCGATCCTCGACGACAGCCAGGTCTTCGTCACCGCCGAGCGCGTCGAGGGCTTCCGGCTCACCGACGGCGCCCTGCCGGAGTTCTACACCACGTCGGTCACGTCGTGA
- a CDS encoding dipeptide ABC transporter ATP-binding protein yields the protein MTAIADRAVAHRTAPPRVSPGAPLVVGGLRVGYRRRRGARAADVVHDVSFTIEAGRTVALVGQSGSGKSTVARAVAGLLPANGAVTGGVVHVAGHEVSSYTRRQWRPLRGHALGFVPQDPLSSLDPLQRIGTQVAAALVPTGFPRDRVAERVVELLDHVGIPDPVHKARAYPHELSGGQLQRVLIAIAIAAEPALLVADEPTSALDVTVQKRILDLIDGLRAELGLGVLFITHDLALAQERSDEVVVLRDGVVREHGPVRQVLVAPRDPYTVTLLGDAPSSAPDRYRDRVEARGASTGDAVVEVAGVSKAFAARSGGGAAVQALDDVSLTLHRRSVHALVGESGSGKTTLGRVVAGLTSFDAGDVTVGGRELPADPPYANPYARRLQLVHQNPLSALDPRDSVRRVLEEPLRVHRVVEPSARRARIAQILDQVALPTDVLVRGVRELSGGQRQRVALARTLLLEPDVLVLDEPTSALDVSVQAQIVDLLLSLQEEQGLSYLFITHDLGLVRQVADTVTVLQRGRVVEQGGVDDVFAAPREAYTRELLDAVPRLVERGESVRA from the coding sequence ATGACCGCCATCGCCGATCGCGCCGTCGCGCACCGCACCGCACCACCCCGCGTGTCGCCGGGGGCGCCGCTCGTCGTCGGCGGGCTGCGCGTCGGGTACCGCCGCAGGCGCGGAGCACGCGCCGCGGACGTCGTGCACGACGTGTCGTTCACCATCGAGGCGGGACGGACGGTCGCCCTGGTCGGGCAGTCGGGGTCTGGCAAGAGCACCGTCGCGCGGGCCGTCGCCGGGCTGCTGCCCGCCAACGGCGCCGTCACCGGCGGTGTCGTGCACGTCGCCGGGCACGAGGTGTCGTCCTACACGCGGCGGCAGTGGCGCCCGCTGCGCGGGCACGCGCTCGGCTTCGTCCCGCAGGACCCGCTCAGCTCGCTCGACCCGCTGCAGCGCATCGGGACCCAGGTGGCGGCCGCTCTCGTGCCCACGGGGTTCCCGCGCGACCGCGTGGCCGAGCGGGTCGTCGAGCTGCTCGACCACGTCGGCATCCCCGACCCGGTGCACAAGGCACGGGCGTACCCGCACGAGCTGTCCGGAGGGCAGCTGCAGCGGGTGCTCATCGCCATCGCGATCGCTGCGGAGCCCGCGCTGCTGGTGGCCGACGAACCCACGTCGGCGCTGGACGTGACCGTGCAGAAGCGGATCCTGGACCTCATCGACGGACTGCGCGCCGAGCTCGGCCTCGGCGTGCTGTTCATCACGCACGACCTGGCGCTCGCGCAGGAGCGGTCCGACGAGGTGGTGGTGCTGCGTGACGGCGTCGTGCGGGAGCACGGGCCGGTCCGGCAGGTGCTGGTCGCACCGCGCGACCCGTACACCGTGACGTTGCTGGGCGACGCGCCGTCGTCGGCCCCGGACCGGTACCGCGACCGGGTGGAGGCCCGAGGGGCGTCGACGGGGGACGCCGTCGTCGAGGTCGCCGGCGTGTCGAAGGCGTTCGCCGCGCGCAGCGGCGGCGGAGCGGCCGTGCAGGCGCTCGACGACGTGTCCCTGACGCTGCACCGCCGGTCGGTGCATGCGCTGGTGGGGGAGTCGGGGTCCGGCAAGACGACCCTCGGGCGCGTCGTCGCCGGGTTGACGTCGTTCGACGCCGGTGACGTGACCGTGGGCGGGCGCGAGCTGCCCGCCGACCCGCCGTACGCCAACCCGTACGCCCGCCGGCTCCAGCTGGTCCACCAGAACCCGCTGTCCGCCCTGGACCCCCGGGACAGCGTGCGGCGCGTGCTCGAGGAACCGCTGCGGGTGCACCGGGTGGTGGAGCCCTCCGCACGCCGCGCGCGCATCGCGCAGATCCTCGATCAGGTCGCCCTGCCGACGGACGTGCTGGTCCGGGGCGTGCGTGAGCTGTCCGGGGGGCAGCGGCAGCGGGTGGCGCTCGCCCGCACGCTGCTGCTCGAGCCGGACGTGCTGGTGCTCGACGAGCCGACGTCCGCGCTCGACGTGAGCGTGCAGGCCCAGATCGTCGACCTGCTGCTGTCCCTGCAGGAGGAGCAGGGGCTGAGCTACCTGTTCATCACGCACGACCTGGGGCTGGTGCGGCAGGTGGCCGACACGGTCACGGTGCTGCAGCGTGGGCGGGTCGTGGAGCAGGGCGGCGTCGACGACGTGTTCGCGGCGCCGCGCGAGGCGTACACGCGGGAGCTGCTCGACGCGGTGCCGCGGCTGGTGGAGCGGGGCGAGTCCGTCAGGGCGTGA
- a CDS encoding ABC transporter permease, translating into MPERTYVVRRVGQALLVVVLVYTIVFFTLFVLPGDPVENKLTSPLNPLPPSAAEDLVRYYQLDLAPLQQFAVALGRLVRGDLGFSLVSGRPVVDVLAQGLSDTLVLAALAFVLTVVLSLAVALTAVFAPWGALRSLAAAVPVLSISAPSFLVGFVLLTVFSFQLGWVSSIRDQGLLSYVLPAATLAIAVNGPLSQVLVQGLTRARREPFVDVLRAKGVGERRIALGHVLRNGAVPSVTMLALVVGELFAGAVVVETVFSRTGLGFVTFESVRDQDTPVILAVVLLVSTLYVLVNLVTDLLYPRLDPRIVRRARPGRRPSPKVAVA; encoded by the coding sequence ATGCCCGAGCGCACCTACGTCGTGCGGCGCGTCGGCCAGGCGCTGCTCGTCGTCGTCCTGGTCTACACGATCGTGTTCTTCACGCTGTTCGTCCTGCCGGGCGACCCGGTCGAGAACAAGCTGACCAGCCCGCTGAACCCGCTGCCGCCGTCGGCGGCCGAGGACCTAGTGCGGTACTACCAGCTCGACCTCGCGCCGCTCCAGCAGTTCGCCGTCGCCCTGGGCAGGCTCGTGCGCGGCGACCTGGGGTTCTCGCTGGTCAGCGGCAGGCCCGTGGTCGACGTGCTCGCGCAAGGGCTGTCCGACACCCTCGTGCTCGCGGCGCTCGCGTTCGTCCTCACGGTCGTCCTGTCGCTCGCCGTCGCGCTCACCGCGGTCTTCGCGCCGTGGGGCGCGCTGCGCAGCCTGGCGGCCGCGGTGCCCGTGCTGTCGATCTCGGCGCCGAGCTTCCTGGTCGGCTTCGTGCTGCTCACGGTCTTCTCGTTCCAGCTCGGCTGGGTGTCGTCGATCCGCGACCAGGGCCTGCTGTCGTACGTCCTGCCCGCCGCGACGCTCGCCATCGCCGTCAACGGCCCGCTGAGCCAGGTGCTCGTCCAGGGCCTGACGAGGGCGCGGCGCGAGCCGTTCGTCGACGTGCTGCGCGCCAAGGGTGTCGGGGAGCGCCGCATCGCGCTCGGGCACGTGCTGCGCAACGGCGCTGTGCCGTCGGTGACGATGCTCGCGCTGGTCGTCGGCGAGCTGTTCGCCGGTGCCGTCGTCGTCGAGACGGTGTTCTCGCGCACCGGCCTGGGCTTCGTGACCTTCGAGAGCGTGCGGGACCAGGACACCCCGGTGATCCTCGCGGTCGTGCTCCTGGTCTCGACGCTGTACGTCCTGGTCAACCTCGTGACCGACCTGCTGTACCCGCGCCTCGACCCGCGCATCGTGCGCCGCGCGCGTCCCGGTCGTCGCCCGAGCCCGAAGGTGGCCGTCGCATGA
- a CDS encoding DMT family transporter: MTADNRVVAQYLAAAIVWGSSFLFMKVGLDGLSSAQVALARLLLGALTLVVVMAVARRAWPRDRRTWGHLTVLGVLLCMVPYLLFAWAGQHLASGLSSIFNATTPLMTAAAVAVLLPVERLTAVQRLGLAVGGVGVVVVVGPWAYLADVATAAPLPAVLACLGATACYGLGTTYQRRFVVPLRLPPETVAAGQVCAGALLLTLASPIVATGPVHLTWPVVLSMLGLGALGTGLAYVWMARIIDSWGPQRASTVTYLTPLVGVLLGILVLGEQLHWYEPVGGLVVVLGVVVAQRGARRPAVAAPATGAGAVTAVTADDRRTDLDARPGVS, from the coding sequence ATGACCGCTGACAACCGCGTCGTGGCCCAGTACCTGGCCGCGGCGATCGTGTGGGGCTCGAGCTTCCTGTTCATGAAGGTCGGGCTCGACGGGCTCTCGTCGGCACAGGTCGCGCTGGCGCGCCTGCTGCTGGGTGCGCTGACACTCGTCGTGGTCATGGCCGTGGCTCGCCGGGCCTGGCCGCGGGACCGGCGGACGTGGGGGCACCTGACGGTGCTCGGCGTGCTGCTGTGCATGGTCCCGTACCTGCTGTTCGCCTGGGCGGGGCAGCACCTCGCGTCGGGGCTGTCGAGCATCTTCAACGCGACGACACCGCTGATGACGGCGGCGGCCGTGGCCGTGCTGCTGCCCGTCGAGCGGCTCACGGCGGTGCAGCGCCTCGGCCTGGCCGTCGGCGGGGTCGGCGTCGTGGTCGTGGTGGGTCCGTGGGCGTACCTCGCGGACGTCGCCACCGCGGCGCCCCTGCCTGCGGTGCTCGCGTGCCTCGGTGCCACGGCCTGCTACGGGCTGGGCACGACCTACCAGCGCCGCTTCGTCGTGCCGCTGCGTCTGCCGCCGGAGACCGTCGCCGCCGGCCAGGTGTGTGCCGGTGCCCTGCTGCTCACGCTCGCCTCGCCGATCGTCGCAACGGGACCCGTGCACCTGACCTGGCCCGTCGTGCTCTCGATGCTCGGCCTCGGCGCCCTGGGCACCGGCCTGGCCTACGTGTGGATGGCCCGCATCATCGACTCCTGGGGCCCGCAGCGCGCGTCCACCGTCACGTACCTGACACCGCTCGTCGGTGTGCTGCTCGGCATCCTCGTGCTGGGGGAGCAGCTGCACTGGTACGAGCCGGTCGGGGGTCTGGTCGTCGTGCTGGGGGTCGTCGTGGCGCAGCGGGGTGCGCGTCGCCCGGCGGTCGCTGCGCCGGCCACGGGTGCCGGCGCCGTGACCGCCGTCACCGCCGACGACCGGCGAACCGATTTGGACGCTCGGCCCGGAGTGTCGTAG
- a CDS encoding ABC transporter permease: MSTLTSTLDRATRWSAQRRAAPAEAGSFRALVARLGFLDHVALLVVLFLVVAVVAPGLLTSHDPLHGDGTRVLQAPSAAHWFGTDYLGRDLFSRIVHGTVRTLLGSAVAVVIGLGVGTLLGLVAGYVGGVVDAVISRVVDVLLSIPGLLLSMVVVVALGFGALNAAVAVGIASIAAFTRLMRSEVLTVKDLPFVEASHHLGGSRTHVLLRHILPNAWTAVLSLTALQFGLSIIWISSLSFLGYGAPPPLPEWGLLVAEGREYVVSSPWLTIVPGAVIAASVLAISRLSRTIKEGNEA, from the coding sequence ATGAGCACCCTGACCTCGACCCTGGACCGCGCCACGCGGTGGTCCGCCCAGCGGCGCGCTGCACCCGCCGAGGCCGGGTCGTTCCGGGCGCTCGTCGCGCGCCTCGGGTTCCTCGACCACGTCGCGCTGCTCGTGGTGCTGTTCCTCGTGGTCGCGGTCGTGGCGCCCGGTCTGCTGACGTCGCACGACCCCCTGCACGGGGACGGCACGCGCGTCCTGCAGGCGCCGTCCGCGGCGCACTGGTTCGGCACCGACTACCTCGGCCGCGACCTGTTCTCCCGGATCGTGCACGGCACCGTCCGGACCCTGCTCGGGTCGGCCGTGGCCGTCGTCATCGGCCTCGGCGTGGGGACCCTGCTGGGGCTCGTCGCCGGTTACGTCGGGGGTGTGGTCGACGCGGTGATCTCCCGGGTCGTCGACGTCCTGCTCTCGATCCCGGGGCTGCTGCTGTCGATGGTCGTCGTCGTCGCGCTCGGGTTCGGGGCGCTCAACGCGGCCGTGGCCGTCGGCATCGCGTCGATCGCGGCGTTCACGCGCCTCATGCGCTCGGAGGTGCTGACGGTCAAGGACCTGCCGTTCGTCGAGGCGAGCCACCACCTGGGCGGCAGCCGCACGCACGTCCTGCTGCGGCACATCCTGCCCAACGCCTGGACCGCGGTGCTCTCGCTCACCGCCCTGCAGTTCGGCCTGTCGATCATCTGGATCTCCTCGCTCAGCTTCCTCGGCTACGGCGCGCCGCCACCGCTCCCGGAGTGGGGCCTGCTGGTCGCCGAGGGACGGGAGTACGTCGTGTCGTCGCCCTGGCTGACCATCGTGCCGGGCGCGGTCATCGCGGCGTCCGTCCTGGCGATCAGCCGGCTCAGCCGCACCATCAAGGAAGGGAACGAGGCATGA
- a CDS encoding acyl-CoA dehydrogenase family protein: MSITTTDIGLPATGLPAGLAAVREHLAPVLATIAERSRERDRTRELPHDEVRLLADAGFGAVRLPVADGGAGLSVRELAELLIELGRADANHPQVWRNHVAFVEDRLWHRDAPGGERWIARIAAGQVVGGAWSQKAPAPGEQAVPTRVDDTTAPATVTGTKYYSTGSVYADWITVTGKDTADGDVLVVVDAHDAGVTLHDDWDGIGQRLTGSGTTVLDGVPVVPDALYRDGGRSPHQEIVFQLVLLTALAGVALAARDDATVAVRRRVRNYPQGLAAAPREDAIVQEVVGRVAAHGAAARAVVLAAADAIDAGLARLAADPAAADVRTDEAGRVPVTPEPLRDAAVATWEAQIVAADAALRAGTDLFDALGSSAVERHTQLDRHWRNARTLTSHNPVPYKAALVGDWYLNGTDPFPWARRHEAP; encoded by the coding sequence ATGAGCATCACGACCACCGACATCGGACTGCCGGCCACGGGCCTGCCCGCGGGCCTCGCGGCCGTCCGCGAGCACCTCGCGCCCGTCCTCGCGACCATCGCGGAGCGGTCCCGCGAGCGGGACCGCACGCGTGAGCTGCCCCACGACGAGGTCCGGCTGCTGGCTGACGCCGGGTTCGGGGCCGTGCGGCTGCCGGTCGCCGACGGCGGCGCGGGCCTGAGCGTGCGCGAGCTCGCCGAGCTGCTGATCGAGCTGGGCCGCGCCGACGCCAACCACCCGCAGGTGTGGCGCAACCACGTCGCGTTCGTCGAGGACCGGCTGTGGCACCGCGACGCACCCGGTGGCGAGCGGTGGATCGCCCGCATCGCCGCCGGGCAGGTCGTCGGCGGCGCGTGGTCGCAGAAGGCCCCGGCTCCCGGTGAGCAGGCGGTCCCGACGCGCGTCGACGACACCACCGCCCCGGCGACCGTCACGGGTACGAAGTACTACAGCACCGGCAGCGTGTACGCGGACTGGATCACGGTGACCGGCAAGGACACCGCCGACGGCGACGTGCTCGTGGTCGTCGACGCGCACGACGCGGGGGTGACGCTGCACGACGACTGGGACGGCATCGGCCAGCGGCTGACCGGCAGCGGTACCACCGTGCTGGACGGCGTGCCGGTCGTACCCGACGCGCTGTACCGCGACGGGGGGCGGTCGCCGCACCAGGAGATCGTCTTCCAGCTCGTCCTGCTGACCGCGCTCGCGGGCGTCGCGCTCGCGGCACGTGACGACGCGACCGTCGCGGTCCGCCGGCGCGTGCGGAACTACCCGCAGGGCCTCGCGGCGGCCCCCCGCGAGGACGCGATCGTGCAGGAGGTCGTGGGGCGTGTCGCCGCGCACGGCGCGGCCGCGCGTGCCGTCGTGCTCGCGGCCGCCGACGCGATCGACGCGGGTCTGGCACGGCTCGCGGCGGACCCGGCGGCGGCCGACGTGCGGACCGACGAGGCCGGGCGGGTGCCCGTCACGCCCGAGCCGCTGCGCGACGCGGCCGTCGCGACGTGGGAGGCGCAGATCGTCGCCGCCGACGCCGCCCTGCGGGCCGGCACCGACCTGTTCGACGCCCTCGGCTCGTCGGCCGTGGAGCGCCACACCCAGCTCGACCGGCACTGGCGTAACGCCCGCACGCTCACGTCGCACAACCCGGTGCCGTACAAGGCCGCGCTCGTCGGCGACTGGTACCTCAACGGCACCGACCCGTTCCCGTGGGCGCGCCGCCACGAGGCGCCCTGA